One Pectobacterium polaris DNA window includes the following coding sequences:
- the zapG gene encoding Z-ring associated protein ZapG, whose protein sequence is MTWEYALIGLVVGIIIGAVAMRFGNRKLRQQQVLQNELEKSKTELEDYRQELVGHFARSAELLDNMADDYRQLYQHMAKSSNNLLPHVPGQDNPFKYRLTESEADNDQAPVNMPPRDYSDGASGLLRGERPIRK, encoded by the coding sequence ATGACTTGGGAGTATGCGCTGATAGGTTTAGTTGTCGGTATCATTATTGGTGCTGTCGCCATGCGCTTTGGTAACCGTAAGCTGCGGCAACAGCAGGTATTGCAGAATGAGCTGGAGAAAAGCAAAACCGAACTGGAAGATTATCGTCAGGAATTGGTGGGTCACTTCGCCCGCAGTGCGGAGCTGTTGGATAACATGGCGGATGATTATCGTCAGCTTTATCAGCACATGGCGAAAAGCTCCAATAACCTGTTACCTCACGTTCCCGGTCAGGATAATCCGTTTAAATATCGTCTGACCGAATCAGAAGCGGATAACGATCAGGCTCCGGTGAACATGCCGCCGCGCGATTATTCCGACGGAGCATCAGGCCTGCTGCGTGGCGAACGCCCAATTCGCAAGTAA
- the rplM gene encoding 50S ribosomal protein L13 — MKTFTAKPETVKRDWYVVDANGKTLGRLATELARRLRGKHKAEYTPHVDTGDYIIVLNADKVAVTGNKRTDKIYYHHTGHIGGIKQATFEEMIARRPERVIEIAVKGMLPKGPLGRAMFRKLKVYAGTEHNHAAQQPQVLDI; from the coding sequence ATGAAAACTTTTACAGCTAAACCAGAGACCGTAAAACGTGACTGGTACGTTGTTGATGCGAACGGTAAAACTTTAGGCCGTCTCGCTACTGAACTGGCTCGTCGTCTGCGCGGCAAGCATAAAGCGGAATATACCCCGCACGTTGATACGGGTGATTACATCATCGTTCTGAACGCTGACAAAGTTGCTGTAACTGGCAACAAGCGTACTGACAAGATTTATTATCATCACACCGGTCACATCGGTGGTATTAAACAAGCGACCTTTGAAGAGATGATTGCCCGCCGTCCTGAGCGTGTGATTGAAATCGCGGTTAAAGGCATGCTGCCGAAGGGCCCGTTGGGTCGTGCTATGTTCCGTAAACTGAAAGTTTACGCGGGCACCGAGCACAATCACGCGGCACAGCAACCGCAAGTTCTGGACATT
- the zapE gene encoding cell division protein ZapE, translating into MVIPQTTQQQTTPLALYQQALSAGEYQPDEVQRQTVVRLEAIHQALCERAADGDTGTSERVGKWRSWLGRRNKRESAPVQGLYMWGGVGRGKTWLMDMFFHSLPAERKMRLHFHRFMLRVHEELNQFQGQENPLEKVADGFKAETDVLCFDEFFVSDITDAMLLAELLRALFARGISLVATSNIPPDDLYRNGLQRARFLPAIELIKQYCEVRNVDAGIDYRLRTLTQAHLYLSPLNEETDAAMQQMFTRLTGKPWQTPGPVLEINHRPLSTLGVSDGVLAVDFHTLCTEARSQNDYIALSRLYHTMLLHNVTVMETKEENTARRFLALVDECYDRRIKLIISAQASMFDIYQGEHLKFEYQRCLSRLQEMQSEEYLRQPHLA; encoded by the coding sequence ATGGTTATTCCACAGACAACACAGCAGCAAACAACACCCTTGGCGCTTTATCAGCAGGCGCTTTCCGCTGGTGAATATCAGCCGGACGAGGTGCAACGGCAAACCGTTGTGCGCCTGGAGGCGATACATCAGGCGTTATGTGAACGTGCTGCTGATGGCGATACGGGGACATCCGAGCGCGTGGGGAAATGGCGTAGCTGGCTGGGGCGGCGTAATAAACGTGAATCTGCGCCGGTTCAAGGGCTGTACATGTGGGGCGGCGTCGGGCGCGGTAAAACCTGGCTGATGGATATGTTTTTCCACAGCTTGCCTGCTGAGCGAAAAATGCGTCTGCATTTTCATCGTTTTATGCTGCGTGTGCATGAAGAACTGAACCAGTTTCAGGGGCAGGAAAATCCGCTGGAGAAAGTGGCCGACGGTTTTAAAGCCGAAACGGATGTGCTGTGCTTCGATGAATTTTTCGTCTCTGACATTACCGATGCGATGCTGTTGGCTGAACTGCTGCGTGCGCTGTTTGCCCGTGGCATTTCATTGGTGGCGACGTCGAATATTCCGCCAGACGATCTCTACCGTAATGGGCTGCAACGCGCGCGTTTTCTGCCTGCGATTGAGCTGATTAAGCAGTATTGTGAAGTGCGTAATGTCGATGCGGGTATCGATTACCGTCTGCGTACGCTGACGCAGGCACACCTTTATCTCTCGCCGCTGAATGAAGAGACAGATGCTGCGATGCAGCAGATGTTTACCCGCCTGACCGGGAAACCGTGGCAGACGCCGGGGCCGGTGCTGGAGATCAATCATCGTCCCTTATCGACACTTGGCGTGAGTGACGGCGTATTGGCGGTCGATTTCCACACGCTGTGTACCGAAGCACGTAGCCAGAATGATTACATCGCACTTTCACGTCTCTACCACACAATGCTGTTGCACAATGTGACGGTGATGGAAACGAAGGAAGAGAATACCGCCCGCCGTTTTCTGGCGCTGGTGGACGAGTGCTACGATCGCCGTATCAAATTGATTATTTCTGCGCAGGCATCGATGTTTGATATCTATCAGGGAGAACACCTGAAATTTGAATATCAGCGCTGTTTATCCCGTTTGCAGGAAATGCAAAGCGAAGAGTACTTGCGCCAACCCCATTTGGCGTAA
- the degQ gene encoding serine endoprotease DegQ: protein MKKTSLLFSALAMSIGLTLSTLPVANAALPAVVQGQQTPSLAPMLEKVLPAVVSVHVEGTQVQRQRVPEEFKFFFGPNFPTDKQNSRPFEGLGSGVIIDAAKGYVLTNNHVINNADKIRVQLNDGREYEAKLIGRDEQTDIALLQLNDAKNLVSVKMADSDQLRVGDFAVAVGNPFGLGQTATSGIISALGRSGLNLEGLENFIQTDASINRGNSGGALVNLNGELIGINTAILAPGGGNIGIGFAIPSNMAQNLAQQLVEFGEVKRGLLGIKGSEMTSEMAKAFNVDAQRGAFVSEVLPKSAASKAGIKAGDVLTTLDGKPISSFAELRAKVGTTAPGKTVKIGLLRDGKPQEVSVVLDNSSSASTSAETLSPSLQGASLTNGQLKDGSKGVQIDNVAKDTPAAQVGLQKGDVIIGVNRERIENITQLRKLLEAKPSVLALNIVRGEETIYLLLR, encoded by the coding sequence ATGAAAAAAACATCATTACTATTTAGTGCACTGGCAATGAGTATAGGTTTGACCCTGTCCACGCTTCCCGTAGCGAATGCTGCGCTGCCTGCCGTGGTTCAAGGGCAACAGACGCCAAGTCTGGCCCCGATGCTGGAGAAAGTTTTGCCAGCCGTCGTCAGCGTGCATGTTGAAGGTACACAAGTACAGCGTCAGCGCGTACCGGAAGAATTCAAATTCTTCTTTGGCCCTAACTTCCCGACGGACAAACAAAATTCTCGCCCGTTTGAAGGATTGGGCTCTGGCGTCATTATTGATGCTGCAAAAGGTTACGTGCTCACCAACAATCACGTGATCAATAACGCCGACAAGATCCGCGTCCAGCTTAATGACGGACGTGAGTATGAGGCGAAACTGATCGGTCGTGATGAGCAGACCGATATCGCCCTGCTACAGCTGAATGACGCCAAGAATCTGGTCTCTGTAAAAATGGCCGATTCCGATCAACTGCGCGTCGGTGATTTCGCCGTTGCCGTTGGTAACCCGTTCGGCCTTGGTCAGACCGCGACGTCCGGTATTATCTCTGCGCTGGGACGTAGCGGCCTGAATCTTGAAGGGCTAGAAAACTTCATCCAGACCGATGCGTCCATCAACCGCGGTAACTCCGGCGGTGCGCTGGTTAACCTCAACGGCGAGCTGATCGGTATCAACACCGCGATCCTGGCACCGGGCGGCGGAAACATCGGTATCGGTTTCGCTATCCCTAGCAACATGGCCCAGAATCTGGCGCAGCAGCTGGTTGAATTTGGCGAAGTGAAACGCGGACTGCTGGGTATTAAAGGCAGCGAGATGACGTCTGAGATGGCGAAAGCCTTCAACGTCGACGCGCAGCGCGGCGCCTTCGTCAGCGAAGTCTTACCGAAATCTGCCGCATCCAAAGCCGGTATCAAGGCAGGCGACGTATTGACGACGCTGGATGGTAAACCAATCAGCAGCTTTGCAGAACTGCGGGCCAAAGTCGGCACCACCGCGCCGGGCAAGACCGTGAAAATCGGCCTGCTGCGTGATGGTAAACCGCAGGAAGTTTCCGTCGTGTTGGATAACAGCTCATCGGCATCAACCAGCGCTGAAACACTTTCACCGTCATTGCAGGGAGCTTCTCTGACTAATGGCCAATTGAAAGACGGCAGCAAAGGCGTACAGATCGATAACGTTGCTAAGGACACACCAGCAGCACAGGTCGGTCTGCAAAAAGGCGATGTCATCATCGGCGTGAACCGCGAGCGTATTGAAAACATCACGCAACTGCGCAAACTGCTGGAAGCGAAGCCTTCCGTTCTGGCCTTGAATATCGTCCGGGGCGAAGAAACGATTTATCTGCTGCTACGTTAA